gattttttaaaaaaaaacgtacagatataaaaaatgttttaacttaaaaaaacgtgaaataaaataacgtatGATCCTTACAACACACATATTTGAAaactgagtacctatattacttgAATCCTGTAGTATTATATACTGAACTTATTTGGttgaaattgatataaaaaactaaagtgACTATGAAACCAAATCAAATAACGCGTAGGATCCCCTATACTTACCTGGACCGTTGAACCTGTAACTTGGATtttaaacctattatatttaattataactatcCCACTCGGCTACAAGTCTACgagatataaaatcaattattaacacatttaagttgattaatacaatatttattattaacacatttaagttgattaatacaatatttattattaacacatttaagttgattaatacaatatttattgttaacacatttaagttgattaacacaatatttatttttaaatgattacaaattattaaaatgtaattaacgtcttcaagtaaaatagtaagttataacatattatgatttggaTTGATTACAATCACAAACATGTGTAGATTTTAGATattcgttttttacattttctataaattcattacccttacaaagtaaaacaaatatacatttaggatTCCATTTTGCGTGTTCAACAAACGGAATGTCATCTTTGGTCCATTTTTGCAAGACCAGTCCACAACAAAAACATTCGACTATGTCAGCAGTTCCTGAATACTTAAATCCGGCCTCAgataacgaatatttattttgacacaaaGTAGGTGGAAAtgaattatacgattttaatctcgataaaaatgtagtaaaatctgAATGTACTGGATACGAATTATTTCTTACTAAATAAACCAATGAAGGAAATCGTTAGAAACTTCTGTAAATTCATGGTTTTNNNNNNNNNNNNNNNNNNNNNNNNNNNNNNNNNNNNNNNNNNNNNNNNNNNNNNNNNNNNNNNNNNNNNNNNNNNNNNNNNNNNNNNNNNNNNNNNNNNNNNNNNNNNNNNNNNNNNNNNNNNNNNNNNNNNNNNNNNNNNNNNNNNNNNNNNNNNNNNNNNNNNNNNNNNNNNNNNNNNNNNNNNNNNNNNNNNNNNNNNNNNNNNNNNNNNNNNNNNNNNNNNNNNNNNNNNNNNNNNNNNNNNNNNNNNNNNNNNNNNNNNNNNNNNNNNNNNNNNNNNNNNNNNNNNNNNNNNNNNNNNNNNNNNNNNNNNNNNNNNNNNNNNNNNNNNNNNNNNNNNNNNNNNNNNNNNNNNNNNNNNNNNNNNNNNNNNNNNNNNNNNNNNNNNNNNNNNNNNNNNNNNNNNNNNNNNNNNNNNNNNNNNNNNNNNNNNNNNNNNNNNNNNNNNNNNNNNNNNNNNNNNNNNNNNNNNNNNNNNNNNNNNNNNNNNNNNNNNNNNNNNNNNNNNNNNNNNNNNNNNNNNNNNNNNNNNNNNNNNNNNNNNNNNNNNNNNNNNNNNNNNNNNNNNNNNNNNNNNNNNNNNNNNNNNNNNNNNNNNNNNNNNNNNNNNNNNNNNNNNNNNNNNNNNNNNNNNNNNNNNNNNNNNNNNNNNNNNNNNNNNNNNNNNNNNNNNNNNNNNNNNNNNNNNNNNNNNNNNNNNNNNNNNNNNNNNNNNNNNNNNNNNNNNNNNNNNNNNNNNNNNNNNNNNNNNNNNNNNNNNNNNNNNNNNNNNNNNNNNNNNNNNNNNNNNNNNNNNNNNNNNNNNNNNNNNNNNNNNNNNNNNNNNNNNNNNNNNNNNNNNNNNNNNNNNNNNNNNNNNNNNNNNNNNNNNNNNNNNNNNNNNNNNNNNNNNNNNNNNNNNNNNNNNNNNNNNNNNNNNNNNNNNNNNNNNNNNNNNNNNNNNNNNNNNNNNNNNNNNNNNNNNNNNNNNNNNNNNNNNNNNNNNNNNNNNNNNNNNNNNNNNNNNNNNNNNNNNNNNNNNNNNNNNNNNNNNNNNNNNNNNNNNNNNNNNNNNNNNNNNNNNNNNNNNNNNNNNNNNNNNNNNNNNNNNNNNNNNNNNNNNNNNNNNNNNNNNNNNNNNNNNNNNNNNNNNNNNNNNNNNNNNNNNNNNNNNNNNNNNNNNNNNNNNNNNNNNNNNNNNNNNNNNNNNNNNNNNNNNNNNNNNNNNNNNNNNNNNNNNNNNNNNNNNNNNNNNNNNNNNNNNNNNNNNNNNNNNNNNNNNNNNNNNNNNNNNNNNNNNNNNNNNNNNNNNNNNNNNNNNNNNNNNNNNNNNNNNNNNNNNNNNNNNNNNNNNNNNNNNNNNNNNNNNNNNNNNNNNNNNNNNNNNNNNNNNNNNNNNNNNNNNNNNNNNNNNNNNNNNNNNNNNNNNNNNNNNNNNNNNNNNNNNNNNNNNNNNNNNNNNNNNNNNNNNNNNNNNNNNNNNNNNNNNNNNNNNNNNNNNNNNNNNNNNNNNNNNNNNNNNNNNNNNNNNNNNNNNNNNNNNNNNNNNNNNNNNNNNNNNNNNNNNNNNNNNNNNNNNNNNNNNNNNNNNNNNNNNNNNNNNNNNNNNNNNNNNNNNNNNNNNNNNNNNNNNNNNNNNNNNNNNNNNNNNNNNNNNNNNNNNNNNNNNNNNNNNNNNNNNNNNNNNNNNNNNNNNNNNNNNNNNNNNNNNNNNNNNNNNNNNNNNNNNNNNNNNNNNNNNNNNNNNNNNNNNNNNNNNNNNNNNNNNNNNNNNNNNNNNNNNNNNNNNNNNNNNNNNNNNNNNNNNNNNNNNNNNNNNNNNNNNNNNNNNNNNNNNNNNNNNNNNNNNNNNNNNNNNNNNNNNNNNNNNNNNNNNNNNNNNNNNNNNNNNNNNNNNNNNNNNNNNNNNNNNNNNNNNNNNNNNNNNNNNNNNNNNNNNNNNNNNNNNNNNNNNNNNNNNNNNNNNNNNNNNNNNNNNNNNNNNNNNNNNNNNNNNNNNNNNNNNNNNNNNNNNNNNNNNNNNNNNNNNNNNNNNNNNNNNNNNNNNNNNNNNNNNNNNNNNNNNNNNNNNNNNNNNNNNNNNNNNNNNNNNNNNNNNNNNNNNNNNNNNNNNNNNNNNNNNNNNNNNNNNNNNNNNNNNNNNNNNNNNNNNNNNNNNNNNNNNNNNNNNNNNNNNNNNNNNNNNNNNNNNNNNNNNNNNNNNNNNNNNNNNNNNNNNNNNNNNNNNNNNNNNNNNNNNNNNNNNNNNNNNNNNNNNNNNNNNNNNNNNNNNNNNNNNNNNNNNNNNNNNNNNNNNaataatgttgtaattcaattggtggtggtaaatcaccaaagctatcaaaatatacaactttgtcctttatttttataaaacgctacCCAATGGCTTCCGTCGCTTGAAGATGTATCCCAAGTTTAATATACCACATTCAACCGTATGTGGTTTTTTAGGTAAGTTATCACGTGAAAAGACACCACGGAAatgattgattttcaactttccgacatattttataatatcttgagaCGAAAGCGGTCTGTCAGGTAGCGtgatcatcagttt
The sequence above is a segment of the Acyrthosiphon pisum isolate AL4f unplaced genomic scaffold, pea_aphid_22Mar2018_4r6ur Scaffold_21965;HRSCAF=25446, whole genome shotgun sequence genome. Coding sequences within it:
- the LOC100570215 gene encoding baculoviral IAP repeat-containing protein 3 codes for the protein MNLQKFSNDFPSLVYLVRNNSYPVHSDFTTFLSRLKSYNSFPPTLCQNKYSLSEAGFKYSGTADIVECFCCGLVLQKWTKDDIPFVEHAKWNPKCIFVLLCKGNEFIENVKNEYLKSTHVCDCNQSKS